In Archocentrus centrarchus isolate MPI-CPG fArcCen1 chromosome 16, fArcCen1, whole genome shotgun sequence, a single window of DNA contains:
- the LOC115794015 gene encoding chemokine-like receptor 1: MMNMTTNYFDQINTTATPDRSGSVDKYTELIQSLTTMSIVLYSLVSVLGVLGNGVVIWVTGFKMKKTVNTVWYLNLAVADFVFSAFLPLTVAYLALGSHWPFGKFMCKLNSIIGFLNMFASVYILVVISVDTCVSVVLPIWAKSHRNVCKASWVSLGVWVVATNLSAPYFFFMDTKQMSEDKIICFNSLFKNGTQSHNRFHLQAMILTRFLLGFAIPFTAIVSCYAVIIHRLRKKRSLGRQSSRPFKIIAAIIITFFLCWAPYQIMGLFKWLIFTADTVNKTLHHVFDIGSSFTAGLTVLSSCINPLLYVFIRQDFKDEFRKSILSVLETAFREEETHSHTYTKALLLVVDESTGEKSLGLLLNQEVQRRNPSEK; the protein is encoded by the exons ATGATGAACATGACCACTAACTATTTTGATCAAATCAATACAACTGCTACACCTGATAGAAGTGGCTCTGTGGATAAGTACACTGAGTTGATTCAGTCTCTCACCACCATGTCGATTGTTCTTTACTCCCTGGTCTCTGTCCTTGGTGTGCTCGGGAATGGAGTGGTTATCTGGGTGACCGGGTTCAAGATGAAGAAAACCGTTAACACAGTTTGGTACCTCAACCTTGCTGTGGCTGACTTTGTCTTTTCAGCATTTCTGCCCCTGACTGTGGCATATCTGGCTCTAGGGTCTCACTGGCCTTTTGGCAAGTTCATGTGCAAGCTGAACTCCATAATCGGCTTTCTGAACATGTTTGCCAGTGTATACATTCTTGTGGTGATCAGTGTGGacacatgtgtgtctgtggtgttGCCCATCTGGGCAAAGAGCCACCGAAATGTATGCAAGGCATCTTGGGTGAGTCTGGGTGTTTGGGTAGTGGCAACAAATCTCAGTGCACCATACTTTTTCTTCATGGACACTAAGCAAATGTCTGAAGACAAAATCATCTGCTTCAacagtctttttaaaaatggaacaCAGTCTCACAACCGCTTTCATCTTCAAGCCATGATCCTCACCCGCTTCCTCCTGGGATTTGCAATCCCCTTCACTGCCATTGTCTCCTGTTATGCTGTCATAATCCATCGTCTCAGGAAAAAACGTTCCCTGGGCAGACAATCAAGTCGCCCCTTTAAAATAATTGCTGCCATTATCAtcactttttttctgtgctggGCTCCCTATCAGATTATGGGTCTTTTTAAGTGGTTGATATTCACAGCtgatactgtaaataaaacattacaccATGTCTTTGATATTGGGTCCTCTTTCACCGCCGGTCTGACTGTTCTAAGCAGCTGCATCAATCCACTGCTGTATGTGTTCATCAGACAAGATTTTAAGGATGAATTCCGAAAATCCATCCTCAGTGTGCTGGAGACTGCCTTCCGGGAAGAGGAGACACACTC CCATACCTATACTAAAGCTCTGTTGTTGGTTGTGGATGAATCCACTGGAGAAAAATCCTTG ggcctcctcctcaACCAAGAGGTGCAGAGGAGGAATCCCAGTGAGAAATGA
- the LOC115795004 gene encoding phospholipase A2 inhibitor and Ly6/PLAUR domain-containing protein-like isoform X2: MQILVLILGTVLLSKACALTCYQCIPSISGSCTQTTQCPSNTQCGSLRLTAFVGGSQVSDFQLKNCSTAELCINGSVNFGTAEYVATSSCCSSDLCNSQDAPVASLSSPNGKTCFTCDGQVCNNTLNCKGNQDYCISANFTAAAGVTLKGCASKEICASIQATQIPGLGGAEISCCKGNLCNSASSSTTGILLLVAPLISLIWIS; this comes from the exons ATGCAGATCCTTGTGTTGATCCTCGGGACCGTGCTGCTTTCCAAAG cctgtgcactgacatgttaccagtgcataccgAGCATCTCTGGAAGCTGCACTCAGACAACACAATGCCCTTCCAATACTCAGTGTGGTTCACTTAGATTAACTGCATTTGTAG GTGGTTCACAAGTTTCTGATTTTCAACTAAAAAATTGTTCTACGGCTGAACTGTGCATCAATGGCTCAGTCAACTTTGGAACTGCCGAATATGTAGCTACAAGCAGTTGTTGCAGCTCTGATCTTTGCAACTCTCAAGATGCCCCTG TTGCAAGTTTATCTTCTCCAAATGGGAAAACGTGCTTCACATGTGACGGACAAGTTTGCAACAACACTCTAAACTGCAAAGGAAATCAAGACTACTGCATCTCAGCAAACT tcactgcagcagcaggggtGACTTTAAAGGGCTGCGCCTCCAAGGAGATTTGCGCAAGCATTCAAGCTACACAGATTCCAGGACTCGGTGGAGCAGAAATCAGCTGCTGCAAGGGTAACCTCTGCAACAGTGCCAGCAGTTCAACTACCGGCATTCTGCTCTTGGTGGCACCACTGATCTCTCTGATCTGGATCTCTTAG
- the LOC115795004 gene encoding urokinase plasminogen activator surface receptor-like isoform X1, which produces MQILVLILGTVLLSKAACALTCYQCIPSISGSCTQTTQCPSNTQCGSLRLTAFVGGSQVSDFQLKNCSTAELCINGSVNFGTAEYVATSSCCSSDLCNSQDAPVASLSSPNGKTCFTCDGQVCNNTLNCKGNQDYCISANFTAAAGVTLKGCASKEICASIQATQIPGLGGAEISCCKGNLCNSASSSTTGILLLVAPLISLIWIS; this is translated from the exons ATGCAGATCCTTGTGTTGATCCTCGGGACCGTGCTGCTTTCCAAAG cagcctgtgcactgacatgttaccagtgcataccgAGCATCTCTGGAAGCTGCACTCAGACAACACAATGCCCTTCCAATACTCAGTGTGGTTCACTTAGATTAACTGCATTTGTAG GTGGTTCACAAGTTTCTGATTTTCAACTAAAAAATTGTTCTACGGCTGAACTGTGCATCAATGGCTCAGTCAACTTTGGAACTGCCGAATATGTAGCTACAAGCAGTTGTTGCAGCTCTGATCTTTGCAACTCTCAAGATGCCCCTG TTGCAAGTTTATCTTCTCCAAATGGGAAAACGTGCTTCACATGTGACGGACAAGTTTGCAACAACACTCTAAACTGCAAAGGAAATCAAGACTACTGCATCTCAGCAAACT tcactgcagcagcaggggtGACTTTAAAGGGCTGCGCCTCCAAGGAGATTTGCGCAAGCATTCAAGCTACACAGATTCCAGGACTCGGTGGAGCAGAAATCAGCTGCTGCAAGGGTAACCTCTGCAACAGTGCCAGCAGTTCAACTACCGGCATTCTGCTCTTGGTGGCACCACTGATCTCTCTGATCTGGATCTCTTAG